Within Trichoderma atroviride chromosome 2, complete sequence, the genomic segment GTGGGTATCACAACGCTTCCAGTTTGATCAAGGTGTCCCGGCATTCTCTAGATTGGAGCTCAATCGCGAGATCCTCTCAGCCTATCCCTTCTGAGATGGTCGCACACTGGACTAGGCAGCTCATTGTACATGCAGCCCTTTTTCAGCGAGCGTACCGACCTATTGAATGAGCCTGATTCTTTTACATACAGCAATGGATCCCCGCTATCAGCCATTGAGACGCCCCGACCATCCATCCATATGACCTACACCTGCTCCGTAGATATGAGGTGGTATTAAAGATTCTCTACCTGCAAGATGCGACTTTTTTGCCCTGAAACGGACATGAGGCCGCATAGCGAGTAATGGAATGGCCACACCCTGAGCGTTACCATGCGTCCACGCTTCATAACCCCGCGCTGGATTCATTTTGATGGAGCCGGCTGTTCTGTGTGACTAGAGAGGAGCATCAGCAATTGGCTACTACCTGCTGTACATGGCTATGGGGTAAAATTCCCTCAGACACGGGAGAATGAAGACCATATGTAGGTATCAGTGCTGGGTATTGCGACTGGGTACGGGAGAAGTAGTCATATGAGCTGATGAGGAGATCGGAGAGCCCGCGAATGAGCTGCTCGGAACGCTTCACGTTACAACGAAGAGGGTCAACAACTGGACTAGGTAACCAGGCCGGAACCTTTCTTTATAGCATGTGCATGCAAGGATACGAAAGTCCCCTTTGTGTACTCTGTACTGTAAAGTATGATGCCAATACCTATATATAGTACAAGCATATCGGAGGCTTTCATGTACAATGCCCTGGCGGCTGATATACTCTATGCCAACATGGAGCGAATCTCGTCGCAAGGCCGAAAACATATAAATGCAAGGGGCAGCGTATACCCCGCAGTGCACACTCACCACACAGCTCTGCGAACATGATGGAGAGTTTCTATTTCCcttctgtctctcttctcttacGTGGTATGCATGTTGACGCCGCCTAATATGTTTCTTCTACATCTACGTCTGCGCTTCTTAGATATGTAATCTAGGTCAACATGCTGCCTGTGGCTTATAGGGCATCTAGGGCATTTGAGGTTGGAGCAAATTTAGCGCATGAAACGAAATCGACTTTGGCGTTCTTGTCTCAGTTATTGTAGCTACAAGACGTATGCGCTTCTCTTATTCCGCTCAACTAATACTATCAGTAAGCCAACTGCTCATTTTCACGACTTCCACAGTCGCCATTTTCGGCAACGTGCAGTATTGTTAAGCTCTGTTATTGGTAACGGAAAGCAGGGATGCAAATCGTATCAGTAGGCTGGCGGTGAAAGtaggagaagaaaagcacATAGTCAGTTGACTTAGTCCCACAACTTTCACACGCGATGGAATGCTTGGCCTAGCGCTTAATCGCAATAAAGTATGACTCTTGGCAAGCTACTTCTGAGTTTATTATGCTCTCTGCTTATAACCCGCCGATATTAACCTCTCACGCTGTTCGCGAAATAGGAAGCTTAAATCTCTAATAAAGACGGCCAGACTATTCGCGGTTTTGATACCTCTTTTCGGCCGCACTGCCCTCTCGGACTAGACAACGCTTTGCTACTCTAGTGACTTAACCCGCTCCAGCGCCGTCCAGTATGAGGGGTAGAGAGCTGTTGGGGAGACTGGCCCCATTTAGGATGCAGATGGCTTCTAGAGAGAGCTCTTGGCGAAGGGTCGAAATAACCTATTTCGGGCAGGTCGGTGAGCATAAATGGAACATTTGAGAACTTTTCGTCTCGGCATATGCTCTATGACAAGTCGAAACTAGTTGATTCAGTCCCTTGCGTTGGAGGATGGTGTTGGCATTACAAATGGCATAATGTATGGAAATGGGAGTTGTGTATAAAGGAAGCCACAGTTCCTCGCAGTTGAGATAGAACCCCCTCTCAATAGCATCAACGTATAATTCAAGCGATTCTCTATAGAACGACGATATAATCTTTTCATCATGAAGCTGGCATCCGTCGTTTTTAGCCTTTTCCCCGCCGCATTGGCATTGCCAGCCTCTGAAGGCACTTTGAGCCGACGGCAAACCAGCCTCTCAGCTATCACAGATCAGCTGCTGTTCAGCACAACACTCCCCGACTTCATTACTCGCCGCAATGCCAAAAACCCTTCTACGCTTGACTGGTCGTCTGATGGCTGCACCGACTCGCCGGATAATCCGTTTGGATTCCCCTTTGTCCCTGCTTGCAACCGACACGATTTCGGCTACCAGAACTATCGCCTACAAAGTCGGTTTACGGAGAGCGGCAAGCTCAATATTGACAATAACTTCAAATCTGAGTAAGTGAAACCAGATGGCCATTGAATCTATGACTAGTGCGAAGATAGAATACTGAGAATTGCCGTTTAGCCTCTACTACCAATGCCAATCATCAAGTGTAACGTCAGTTTGCAAAGCACTTGCAGATGTTTATTATGCTGCGGTGAGAGCATTTGGAGGCGGCGACGCCTCCCCcggaaagagagaagaatcaCAAGACGATTTGATCAGGGAGTACGAGGAAAAGTTGGAAATTTATAACCAGGCTGTAAAGGATGCCCAAGACAAGGGATTGCTGCCGGTTCTAGACTGATACAGTACAATAGCaactaaaagaaagaaaaaagtttgTTGATATGACTACTAGACTATCATTTACTTCTGACATGAGCTGATCAAAGATATAGTAACATATCAAAAGCATAAATGACAAAAGAGGCCGAGTAATTGTGAAATAGCATCACTCAAGCAGCTCGCCCTGGCTGCCTTCGGTCCCATCTCTCGGCCCTATGTACATAATATCATGGCAAATCTGTATCCATCCTTGTTCCTCTTTCCTCCACCAGTACTGAACTTTGATCAGGCGCCCCTCACTTCCATCTTTCCCCTCTTCATCCCATAAGTCGACTCTCATGCCTACCCATCCCTCAATTCTTGCCTTTTGCTTGAGATCTTCTGCTGTCACAAATCCAGCGGGCTTGACCTGATCATCAGTGCCAAACTCGAACTCATCTTCTCGTATGGGCCGGATCGTGTAATAGCTCTTTTTCGACTGCTTGTTTGTTGCTTCAGTTGTCGATGCTGGGGTGTCAGCACCCTTGCCTGACGCTTCGTGGAGATACCGCACAATAGTCTCTCTATCGCGAGCTGCAAATGATGGCTGTGGCCGGCATATTTGGAGGCAggtagaagaaaagaagttgCCTTTCGAGCTTATGTCACTGGTATGGCGATAGGCAGCATAAAGCTGTTTGAGATAGTCGGGGATCTCTGATGAAGGGCGCTCTAGCGccatttttattttatttgaAGATGATTATCTGGAAGCTTTAGAACCAGTCCATAATTATAAAGTTGACAGATACTGTGGTTGCCACGGTTGTCTAAGTTGAACGTGTTGCTCGGAAACGAAGGAAAAGAGGGGTAAAGGACAAAAGGTCTTATGAGTGGGACTAGGTATAAGAGCTAGTATAGAAGTTGAGAGAGcataataaattaataattaataatttaataatagtatatGGCAAATCTGTTGATTCCTAGCTCCAGCGAATTACCAAACTTAAAAGCGTTTGTAGGCCGCCAGAAGTTCTTGATGAAATAGAGATGAATCATTTCGAGGCCAACGATCATTTGTCAGCTGCTGAGGACCTCACAGAGTAATACTGAGCTACCTAAACACTCGCATTCCTAAATTTTCAATTATTTTTGTGATTAATTCTTGCAAACAGTCAAACATCCATGAACTTGAATCGCAAATGCTAATTCTTTACCAACCATACTCTGGACAGTAGCTAGAGGCTGTTTTAAAGATAGCAAATCGCGCAGATGGTACACTACACTACTACACGCAACTTCTTGCTAGCTTCTGGCTTATATAATTGAGCAAATTCACCAACAAAGTAGGCGCTAATAGAGTTTACACATAGGTCCTATCAGACATGATCCTACAAAGCGCTTCCTCTCATCCTGGTTGACTAAGCGGCTACCGGCCTGATACTAGACCCCGTGGTATGAAACGCAAGTTCTAAGAAAGATGGCTCATGCAATGTATAAACAGGTCAAATAAGAATACTGTCATACATGCATTACCAGGAGAGTATCTATTAACGGTTTATACATCTCGACTTTGTACCCGAAATTGGTGTCATCTTTAGGCAGCTGCGGAGTATGTCCAGGGCGCCAAATGGCACATATTGTGGGCCACAGTGCAGGATCGGATGGCAGATCTCCGAGAGCCCACATCCGAAATCCTGGTATGAGTTGTTTAGTCTGACTATATATACTCTCGTAGGTTCGCCGTGTGTATGACCTCACTGAGAGAGCATCAAAAGACTAAGAATCCCATCGAGATATTTGGACAGTCATAAGAAACAGTATCTTGAACAGAAGTCCCTCCCTCGGCCCATTTCCTAGACATGTCCGCTCCAACTCCAAACCCTGTTGTGGCACCAGACCATGTTCTTGCGCTGCTCGATCGTCTGCATCAAGAGTCACTTACACAAGAAGCCGCTCTTCCATCGACTTACTTGGCTTCTGGTGGCTTTGATGACTTGATGCGAGACAAGTTCATTGCCCTGGATCAAGATAAAAGTCAATTTGTCTATCAACTTGCGAGAGCAACCGGCGCTCGTAACATTGTCGAGATCGGCACCAGCTTTGGGGTCTCTACTATCTATCTCGCTTTGGCAGTGGGAAGTAATCTCGATAACCTTGGTGGCGAGGGTAAGGTTATTGCCACGGAGAAAGAACATACAAAGGCCGAGAAAGCTCGCCAATAttggcaagaagctggaaacGATCTTGTGACGCGCCATATCGACTTGAGAGAAGGGGATCTCCTTGAAACGTTGACTAAAGACATCCCGCAGATTGATCTGATTCTCCTTGATAGTAAGTTGACATTTGCGATGATTGTAAGGTTACATAACTAAGCTCATCTAGTCTGGGCCCCTGTTGCCCTTCCTGCGTTGAAACTCTTGGAGCCAAAGCTGAGATCTGGAGGCGTTGTTATTCTTGACAACTCGATTTCCTCTGCTACCAGATACAAAGAATTACTGGAGCATTTGAGGTCTCCGAAAAATGGTTATACGAATCTGACACTTCCTTATTCTAAAGGCTTGGAGATGT encodes:
- a CDS encoding uncharacterized protein (EggNog:ENOG41~SECRETED:SignalP(1-16)), with amino-acid sequence MKLASVVFSLFPAALALPASEGTLSRRQTSLSAITDQLLFSTTLPDFITRRNAKNPSTLDWSSDGCTDSPDNPFGFPFVPACNRHDFGYQNYRLQSRFTESGKLNIDNNFKSDLYYQCQSSSVTSVCKALADVYYAAVRAFGGGDASPGKREESQDDLIREYEEKLEIYNQAVKDAQDKGLLPVLD
- a CDS encoding uncharacterized protein (EggNog:ENOG41) yields the protein MALERPSSEIPDYLKQLYAAYRHTSDISSKGNFFSSTCLQICRPQPSFAARDRETIVRYLHEASGKGADTPASTTEATNKQSKKSYYTIRPIREDEFEFGTDDQVKPAGFVTAEDLKQKARIEGWVGMRVDLWDEEGKDGSEGRLIKVQYWWRKEEQGWIQICHDIMYIGPRDGTEGSQGELLE
- a CDS encoding uncharacterized protein (EggNog:ENOG41), encoding MSAPTPNPVVAPDHVLALLDRLHQESLTQEAALPSTYLASGGFDDLMRDKFIALDQDKSQFVYQLARATGARNIVEIGTSFGVSTIYLALAVGSNLDNLGGEGKVIATEKEHTKAEKARQYWQEAGNDLVTRHIDLREGDLLETLTKDIPQIDLILLDIWAPVALPALKLLEPKLRSGGVVILDNSISSATRYKELLEHLRSPKNGYTNLTLPYSKGLEMSVKL